Proteins encoded in a region of the Methanofollis tationis genome:
- a CDS encoding nucleotide exchange factor GrpE yields MEALTQENEALKKAYEELNERHLRLAADFDNFRRRTNRQIDEIREFALEKFAADLLDVADNFERALKADDASLREGLESIQKQFTGIMERYGIRHFECKNGEFDPQKHEAVVCVPSNHPEGTIVEEFMRGYCMHDRVIRHAKVAVSQGKE; encoded by the coding sequence GTGGAGGCACTCACACAAGAGAACGAAGCCCTGAAAAAGGCTTACGAAGAGTTGAACGAACGGCATCTCCGCCTCGCTGCAGACTTCGATAACTTCAGGAGGCGTACGAACCGGCAGATCGACGAGATCAGGGAATTCGCCCTGGAAAAGTTCGCTGCCGACCTGCTCGACGTCGCCGACAATTTCGAGCGCGCCCTGAAGGCGGACGATGCATCCCTGCGCGAGGGGCTTGAGAGCATCCAGAAACAGTTCACCGGGATCATGGAGCGCTACGGGATCAGGCACTTCGAGTGTAAGAACGGCGAATTCGACCCCCAAAAACACGAAGCAGTTGTCTGTGTCCCCTCGAATCACCCGGAAGGCACGATCGTCGAAGAATTCATGCGCGGCTACTGCATGCACGATCGGGTGATCAGGCACGCAAAAGTTGCGGTCTCGCAAGGAAAAGAATAA
- a CDS encoding phosphoadenosine phosphosulfate reductase domain-containing protein: MREPSVKKTLYWCRQCNLPLIGRTCRCGAEGGEIPLQKPYDLRPALGHDMDLLRSLLQERYGTDHIPQIILFNKIGGVDRTEMIIANGVVFGRLTYDPVSGSYTLDLSQDALRSLLPFITKGIVDITGAAAEQRQENRRIGGKKVAVRTDISNGPVIVRSGERWGTGILRDGEVRVKQIGKVETVDLPDPSWGEAVRVNVRALKDLERTAVRFIRQHMDDRPRANVSFSGGKDSTVVLEIARRAGITDAYYVDTGMEFPETQAFVKETGIEKVIRGGDFWRDVKKYDLPRKDDRWCCERLKLQPVKDWLSRQGPCVTVQGNRWYESFMRSTLPPVVENPFNPLQLNISPIRNWRALEVFLYLWWRKVPYNPLYEMGFERVGCWHCPAMLQSEAARTKELHPALAARWEEYLRTWAQKEKIPQRCVDLGLWRWKELPPKMRELAAQEGIGLPKPRLKIRMATNIPLNPNQVRN; the protein is encoded by the coding sequence ATGCGGGAACCTTCGGTCAAAAAGACCCTGTACTGGTGCAGGCAGTGCAATCTCCCACTTATCGGCAGAACCTGCAGATGCGGGGCCGAAGGTGGGGAGATCCCTCTCCAGAAACCCTACGACCTCAGGCCCGCCCTGGGCCACGATATGGATCTGCTCAGGTCCCTTCTCCAGGAGCGCTACGGGACCGACCATATCCCTCAGATCATTCTTTTTAACAAGATCGGCGGCGTCGACCGGACGGAGATGATCATCGCAAACGGCGTCGTTTTCGGCCGTCTCACCTACGATCCGGTCAGCGGATCCTATACCCTCGATCTCTCGCAGGACGCCCTGCGCTCCCTCCTCCCCTTCATTACGAAGGGCATCGTGGACATCACCGGAGCGGCGGCCGAGCAGAGACAGGAGAACCGGCGCATCGGCGGCAAAAAAGTCGCCGTCAGGACCGACATCTCAAACGGCCCGGTCATCGTCAGGAGCGGGGAGCGGTGGGGCACCGGGATCCTCAGGGACGGTGAGGTGAGGGTGAAACAGATCGGGAAGGTCGAGACCGTGGACCTCCCCGACCCCTCGTGGGGAGAGGCCGTGCGGGTGAATGTCCGCGCCCTCAAGGACCTCGAGCGGACGGCGGTCCGCTTCATCAGGCAGCACATGGACGACCGGCCGCGCGCCAACGTCTCATTCTCCGGCGGCAAGGACAGCACCGTGGTCCTCGAAATCGCCAGACGGGCCGGGATCACCGACGCCTACTATGTGGACACCGGCATGGAGTTCCCGGAGACGCAGGCGTTCGTGAAGGAGACCGGGATCGAGAAGGTCATCCGCGGCGGGGACTTCTGGAGAGACGTTAAAAAATACGATCTGCCAAGAAAGGACGACCGCTGGTGCTGTGAGCGGCTCAAGCTCCAGCCGGTAAAGGACTGGCTCAGCCGGCAGGGCCCCTGCGTCACCGTGCAGGGCAACCGGTGGTACGAGTCGTTCATGCGCTCGACCCTCCCGCCGGTTGTGGAAAACCCGTTCAACCCCCTGCAGTTGAATATCTCACCGATCAGGAACTGGCGGGCGCTTGAGGTGTTCCTGTACCTCTGGTGGAGAAAGGTGCCGTACAACCCCCTCTATGAAATGGGCTTTGAGCGGGTCGGCTGCTGGCACTGCCCGGCGATGCTCCAGAGCGAGGCGGCGCGCACAAAGGAACTGCACCCGGCCCTCGCCGCCCGATGGGAGGAGTACCTCCGCACGTGGGCACAGAAGGAGAAGATCCCGCAGCGCTGTGTGGACCTTGGCCTCTGGCGCTGGAAGGAGTTGCCGCCGAAGATGCGCGAACTCGCCGCACAGGAAGGGATCGGTCTCCCAAAACCGAGGCTGAAAATCCGAATGGCAACAAATATTCCTCTAAATCCCAATCAGGTGCGTAATTAA
- the purH gene encoding bifunctional phosphoribosylaminoimidazolecarboxamide formyltransferase/IMP cyclohydrolase yields the protein MKWALLSVWDKAGIVDLAATLSENGYRIISSGGTGRALKEAGIDFVEVSDYTGSPEIMDGRVKTLHPRIHGGLLGRPEIDAEVMKDLAINPIDLVVVNLYPFEKMSGEHLDLDRLIEFIDIGGPAMIRASAKNFKYVSVVVDPADYPLVKAAVAKGGFTYEERLALAKKVFARTAAYDAAISNYLSGLDGGFPETYSFQFRNGRSLRYGENPHQQAAVYGETGIAGQTPMQGKEMSYNNYLDVHAAVSLLREFDEPASVIVKHNNPCGVALGADVLEAYIAAREVDPVSAYGSIVAVNDEVGKAFAEEICGTFVEVIVAPSYSPEAIETMKTKPNMRVLLLPAKIEADEVRSIDGGILVQRTPEPQEEWQVVSEREPTENEIRAMRFAMKVCKHTKSNAIIYATDRAVVGIGAGQMNRVDSARIAVEKSRSPVTGTVVASDAFLPFPDTLEVAAAAGATALVQPGGSIRDAEVIEAANRLNVAMVFTGVRYFRH from the coding sequence ATGAAATGGGCACTTCTCTCGGTCTGGGACAAGGCCGGCATTGTGGACCTTGCAGCGACCCTCAGTGAGAACGGCTACCGCATCATCAGCTCGGGAGGGACAGGACGGGCCCTGAAGGAAGCAGGGATCGATTTTGTCGAAGTTTCCGATTATACGGGTTCGCCCGAGATCATGGACGGCAGGGTGAAGACCCTCCACCCGCGCATCCACGGCGGTCTTCTGGGCCGGCCCGAGATCGACGCTGAGGTGATGAAGGACCTCGCCATCAACCCGATCGACCTCGTCGTCGTCAACCTCTATCCCTTCGAGAAGATGTCGGGCGAGCACCTCGACCTGGACAGACTCATCGAGTTCATCGACATCGGCGGGCCGGCGATGATCCGGGCCTCGGCGAAGAACTTCAAGTACGTCTCGGTCGTCGTCGACCCTGCCGACTATCCCCTGGTGAAAGCGGCGGTGGCGAAGGGCGGGTTTACCTACGAGGAACGGCTCGCCCTTGCAAAGAAGGTCTTTGCACGGACCGCCGCGTACGACGCCGCCATCTCGAACTATCTCTCAGGCCTCGACGGCGGTTTCCCGGAGACCTACTCCTTCCAGTTCAGGAACGGCCGCTCCCTCCGCTACGGCGAGAACCCGCACCAGCAGGCGGCCGTCTATGGCGAGACCGGGATCGCCGGCCAGACCCCGATGCAGGGCAAGGAGATGTCGTACAACAACTACCTCGACGTGCACGCCGCCGTCTCCCTTCTCAGAGAATTTGACGAGCCTGCATCGGTGATCGTCAAGCACAACAACCCCTGCGGCGTCGCCCTCGGCGCCGACGTCCTCGAGGCCTACATCGCCGCCCGCGAGGTCGATCCCGTCTCGGCCTACGGCTCGATCGTCGCCGTCAACGACGAGGTCGGGAAGGCGTTTGCCGAGGAGATCTGCGGCACCTTCGTCGAGGTGATCGTCGCCCCGTCGTACAGCCCCGAGGCGATCGAGACGATGAAGACCAAACCAAACATGCGTGTCCTCCTCCTGCCCGCGAAGATCGAGGCCGACGAGGTCAGGAGCATCGACGGCGGCATCCTGGTCCAGCGGACCCCCGAACCACAGGAGGAGTGGCAGGTCGTCTCCGAGCGCGAACCGACCGAGAACGAGATCAGGGCGATGCGGTTTGCGATGAAAGTCTGCAAGCATACGAAGAGCAACGCGATCATCTATGCGACCGACCGTGCGGTGGTCGGCATCGGCGCCGGGCAGATGAACCGGGTCGACTCGGCCAGGATCGCCGTTGAAAAGTCCCGCTCCCCGGTCACGGGCACGGTCGTCGCCTCCGACGCCTTCCTGCCCTTCCCCGACACCCTCGAAGTGGCGGCAGCGGCCGGGGCGACGGCCCTTGTCCAGCCCGGCGGCTCGATCAGGGACGCAGAGGTTATCGAGGCGGCGAACCGTCTGAACGTGGCGATGGTCTTTACCGGTGTGCGCTATTTCAGGCACTAA
- a CDS encoding IS5 family transposase translates to MSTFFNFAIRDEYAKLSELGNTLGEVSSLIDWDAFRPLLSDLYTNDEGKGGRPNYDVVFMIKLLVLQQWYGLSDPQLEREAYDRLSFRHFLGYPTKIPDNSTIWLFRERLIATGKDTAIWGELQRQIDQKGLTIRRGVIQDASFITSDPGHARADTPRGDQAKTRRSRDGTWTKKGSKSYFGYKLHILLDKDHQLIRRITTTTAALHDSQIDLSEKGETVYRDKGYFGVKPRASMDKTMHRAVRNHPLSLKEKRRNKAISRTRSLVERPFAVIKTEFRAGYVRVTTCARAHVKCLFSCLSFNLKQLLTIERQTA, encoded by the coding sequence ATGAGCACATTCTTCAATTTTGCAATTCGGGACGAATATGCCAAACTATCTGAACTCGGGAACACCCTGGGTGAAGTCTCCTCTTTGATCGACTGGGATGCCTTCCGCCCCCTCCTTTCTGATCTGTACACAAATGACGAGGGAAAAGGCGGCCGTCCGAACTATGATGTTGTCTTCATGATCAAACTTCTCGTTCTTCAGCAGTGGTATGGTCTTTCTGATCCGCAGCTCGAACGTGAAGCATATGATCGCCTTTCTTTCCGCCACTTTCTCGGGTACCCGACAAAAATCCCTGATAATTCGACGATCTGGCTCTTCCGCGAACGCCTGATCGCAACGGGAAAAGATACGGCCATCTGGGGGGAGTTGCAACGTCAGATCGACCAGAAAGGATTGACGATCCGGCGAGGCGTGATCCAGGACGCAAGTTTCATCACCTCAGATCCCGGTCATGCGCGTGCAGATACCCCTCGCGGAGACCAGGCAAAAACGCGGCGAAGCCGCGATGGCACCTGGACGAAGAAGGGTTCGAAATCGTATTTCGGATACAAACTCCATATTCTCCTGGACAAAGATCATCAACTCATCAGACGGATCACAACAACGACCGCTGCTCTCCACGACAGCCAGATCGACCTCTCAGAGAAGGGGGAGACGGTCTACCGGGACAAGGGATATTTCGGCGTGAAGCCCCGAGCATCCATGGACAAGACCATGCACCGCGCCGTCCGAAATCATCCGCTTTCCCTCAAGGAGAAACGCAGAAACAAGGCAATCAGCAGGACGCGATCCCTGGTGGAGCGACCCTTTGCCGTGATCAAAACGGAATTTCGTGCAGGTTATGTCCGGGTGACAACCTGCGCACGAGCGCATGTCAAATGTCTCTTCTCGTGTCTTTCATTCAACCTGAAACAACTGCTGACAATTGAACGACAGACTGCTTGA
- a CDS encoding M42 family metallopeptidase, producing the protein MVKELLKKLSNAHGISGSEGSVAEVIRGEVAAYVDEITEDTMGNLITVKKGDDFTILLAAHMDEIGLMVKFIDERGFVRFVTVGGWFDATLYAQRVVLHGTKGTVSGVIGGKPPHVMTDEDRKKPLKVDDMFIDVGATSAEEAAGLGIEVGTPVTLDREFRELAHNRVTGKCFDNRAGCAMLIKALQLADSPHTIYGVFTVQEEVGLKGAKTAAYRLNPDCAIATDTTIPGDHPGIERKDVSLLMGEGPVITIIDNNGRGLIASRKMIAWLKKAAAEGEIKVQLEVGKGGTTDATSIHLERGGIPSTTLSIATRYIHSPVEVLDLADLEGGVALLVEALKTKPEL; encoded by the coding sequence ATGGTAAAAGAACTGCTCAAAAAACTCTCCAATGCCCACGGCATCTCGGGCAGCGAGGGAAGCGTCGCGGAGGTCATCCGCGGCGAGGTTGCGGCGTATGTCGACGAGATCACGGAAGACACGATGGGCAACCTGATCACGGTGAAGAAGGGCGACGATTTCACGATCCTGCTCGCGGCCCACATGGACGAGATCGGGCTGATGGTGAAGTTCATCGACGAGCGCGGGTTCGTGCGTTTCGTCACCGTCGGCGGATGGTTCGACGCCACCCTGTATGCCCAGCGCGTCGTCCTGCACGGGACGAAGGGCACGGTCTCTGGCGTGATCGGCGGGAAACCCCCGCACGTGATGACCGACGAGGACCGGAAAAAGCCGCTGAAGGTGGATGATATGTTCATCGACGTCGGGGCGACCTCGGCGGAGGAGGCGGCCGGGCTCGGCATCGAGGTCGGGACGCCGGTCACCCTGGACCGTGAGTTCCGTGAACTGGCGCACAACCGGGTGACCGGGAAGTGCTTTGACAACCGGGCCGGGTGCGCGATGCTGATCAAGGCCCTCCAGCTGGCCGACTCACCGCACACCATCTACGGCGTCTTCACGGTCCAGGAGGAGGTCGGGCTCAAGGGGGCGAAGACCGCCGCCTACCGCCTCAACCCGGACTGCGCCATCGCCACCGATACGACGATACCCGGCGACCACCCGGGGATCGAGAGGAAGGACGTCTCCCTGCTGATGGGCGAGGGGCCGGTGATCACGATCATCGACAACAACGGCCGCGGCCTGATCGCCAGCAGGAAGATGATCGCATGGCTGAAGAAGGCGGCCGCCGAGGGCGAGATCAAGGTGCAGCTCGAGGTCGGGAAGGGCGGGACGACCGACGCCACCTCGATCCACCTCGAACGCGGCGGGATCCCCAGCACGACGCTGAGCATCGCCACCCGCTATATCCACTCCCCGGTCGAGGTGCTGGACCTCGCCGACCTCGAGGGCGGGGTCGCCCTGCTTGTTGAGGCGCTGAAGACGAAGCCTGAATTATAA
- a CDS encoding pyridoxal phosphate-dependent aminotransferase — translation MAAERFAERVRGIELSGIRRMFEGAGKDAINLGLGQPDFPTPAHIGEAAVRAIHEGKTGYTVNAGIPELREAIAEKLLRENSLRYDPSSVIVTAGASEALHIVMQAMVDQGDRVLMADPGFVSYAALAALAGGRAEGLPLDATLHIDVEAAKEQMDGARLFVLNTPANPTGMVESEESIRALVEYAADTGVTVVSDEVYEHFTYGKPHFSAARFGEDVVTINATSKTYSMTGWRLGYLAAPKEIVEECLKVHQYCQACATSISQYAAVAAIAGDQAPVAAMREEYRKRRDLICTGLRDLGFSFATPEGAFYVYLPIEGDLFNAIIQKGVIIVPGSAFGTRTPGYARISYAASQDDLKRALDRIAAAVEESGKN, via the coding sequence ATGGCAGCAGAACGATTTGCAGAGCGGGTGCGCGGCATCGAGCTCTCCGGGATCCGGCGGATGTTCGAGGGGGCCGGGAAGGACGCCATCAACCTCGGCCTCGGCCAGCCCGACTTCCCGACGCCGGCGCATATCGGCGAGGCGGCGGTCCGGGCGATCCACGAGGGGAAAACCGGCTATACGGTGAACGCCGGGATACCCGAACTGCGTGAGGCGATCGCGGAGAAGTTGCTGCGCGAGAACAGCCTCCGGTACGACCCCTCCAGCGTGATCGTCACGGCCGGGGCGAGCGAGGCCCTGCATATCGTGATGCAGGCCATGGTGGATCAGGGCGACCGCGTCCTGATGGCCGATCCGGGTTTTGTCTCGTACGCCGCTCTCGCCGCCCTCGCAGGCGGGCGGGCCGAGGGCCTGCCCCTCGATGCCACCCTCCATATCGACGTGGAGGCGGCGAAGGAGCAGATGGACGGGGCGCGCCTTTTTGTGCTGAACACCCCGGCCAACCCGACCGGCATGGTGGAGAGCGAGGAGTCGATCCGGGCCCTGGTGGAGTATGCCGCAGATACGGGCGTGACCGTCGTCTCAGACGAGGTCTACGAGCACTTCACCTATGGAAAGCCCCACTTCAGCGCCGCCCGTTTCGGGGAGGACGTGGTGACGATCAACGCCACCTCGAAGACCTACTCGATGACCGGGTGGCGCCTGGGCTATCTTGCGGCCCCGAAGGAGATCGTCGAGGAGTGCCTGAAGGTGCACCAGTACTGCCAGGCCTGCGCCACCTCGATCTCGCAGTACGCCGCTGTGGCCGCCATCGCCGGCGACCAGGCGCCGGTCGCCGCGATGCGCGAGGAATACCGGAAACGGCGGGACCTCATCTGCACGGGGCTGCGTGACCTCGGGTTCTCGTTTGCCACGCCCGAGGGTGCGTTCTATGTCTACCTGCCGATCGAGGGCGATCTCTTCAACGCCATTATCCAGAAAGGCGTCATCATCGTTCCGGGCTCGGCGTTCGGGACGCGCACGCCCGGCTACGCCCGGATCAGCTATGCGGCGTCGCAGGACGACCTGAAGCGGGCGCTGGACCGGATCGCCGCCGCCGTGGAAGAGTCCGGAAAGAATTAA
- the hxlB gene encoding 6-phospho-3-hexuloisomerase — translation MTGHEVQDMMRLMASKIASIADSISKEEVELFLNEILCGKRIYVLGAGRSGLVAKAFAMRLMHLGLQCFVVGETVTPAMAEGDVLVVFSGSGKTKTVAELAETAKEIGGRLCLITSNKDSRIGRIADSVLVIESHRDEVKDESVEFEIRQMMGEHKSFAPLGTIFETACMVLADAIVSRLMEITETDVEDLKCRHANIE, via the coding sequence ATGACTGGTCATGAAGTACAGGATATGATGCGGCTGATGGCGTCGAAGATCGCCTCGATCGCCGACAGCATCTCAAAAGAGGAGGTGGAACTCTTTTTGAACGAGATCCTCTGCGGAAAGCGGATCTACGTCCTCGGGGCTGGCCGCTCGGGGCTTGTGGCAAAGGCCTTTGCGATGCGGCTGATGCACCTGGGGCTGCAGTGCTTTGTCGTCGGGGAGACCGTGACGCCGGCGATGGCAGAGGGCGACGTGCTGGTCGTCTTCTCCGGGTCAGGGAAGACGAAGACGGTGGCGGAACTCGCCGAGACCGCGAAAGAGATCGGCGGGCGCCTCTGCCTGATCACCTCGAACAAGGACTCGCGGATCGGCCGGATCGCCGACAGCGTCCTGGTGATCGAGTCGCACCGGGACGAGGTCAAGGACGAGTCGGTGGAGTTCGAGATCAGGCAGATGATGGGCGAGCACAAGTCGTTCGCTCCCCTGGGGACGATCTTTGAGACGGCGTGCATGGTGCTCGCCGATGCGATCGTCTCCCGCCTGATGGAGATCACCGAGACCGATGTCGAAGACCTCAAATGCCGGCACGCCAATATCGAGTGA
- a CDS encoding ferredoxin-thioredoxin reductase catalytic domain-containing protein, with protein sequence MPPPSDAEIEREYLRLKKEAEAGGYHLNPDRAFVNGLVSGLLANTGRYGYPSCPCRLAAGVRERDLDIVCPCDYRDPDLTEYGACYCALYVSGEIAAGKKKAGAVPERRPPGGPKKKETPATGIGALPFPVWRCRVCGYLCARDGPPEVCPVCKAKSDRFERFI encoded by the coding sequence ATGCCGCCGCCGTCGGACGCGGAGATCGAGCGGGAGTACCTCCGCCTGAAAAAAGAGGCGGAGGCCGGGGGGTATCACCTCAACCCTGACCGGGCGTTCGTGAACGGGCTTGTCTCCGGCCTGCTCGCAAACACCGGGCGTTATGGCTACCCCTCCTGCCCCTGCCGCCTTGCCGCCGGGGTCAGGGAGCGGGACCTCGATATCGTCTGCCCCTGCGACTACCGCGACCCCGACCTGACCGAGTACGGCGCCTGCTACTGCGCCCTGTACGTCTCCGGGGAGATCGCGGCTGGAAAGAAAAAAGCAGGGGCGGTGCCCGAGCGGCGCCCGCCCGGCGGGCCGAAGAAGAAAGAGACGCCTGCGACAGGTATCGGCGCTCTCCCCTTCCCGGTCTGGCGGTGCCGGGTCTGCGGGTATCTCTGCGCCCGGGACGGGCCGCCCGAAGTATGCCCGGTCTGCAAGGCGAAATCTGACCGCTTCGAGCGTTTTATCTGA
- a CDS encoding glutaredoxin family protein — MDPIHVAGTDKGRVMLFALSTCGWCARTKELLNDLGVAYDYVFVDQLPREEMERVYADMMKRYNPLGSFPTVVINGRVIVGYKEEDIREALI; from the coding sequence ATGGACCCGATACACGTCGCCGGAACCGATAAGGGCCGGGTCATGCTCTTTGCCCTGAGCACCTGCGGCTGGTGCGCCAGGACCAAAGAACTTCTCAACGACCTTGGCGTGGCCTATGACTACGTTTTTGTGGACCAGCTCCCGAGGGAGGAGATGGAGCGGGTGTACGCCGATATGATGAAGCGCTACAACCCCCTGGGGTCGTTTCCCACCGTCGTGATCAACGGGCGGGTGATCGTCGGCTACAAGGAGGAGGATATCAGGGAGGCGCTTATCTGA
- a CDS encoding HAD family hydrolase codes for MKAVLFDMDNTLWDFVAAKRAACRAVVEHAGAGDAEALYAYFRRPGVGFEDPSNVVEYLLDIGADRSCVMPCCKVYEKAKIAAIRPYPGVRETLDALASADLSLAVVTDAHSSQAHSRLRKAGIDDLFACIVSPDISGQRKPDPASFLHALSTLSASPSDAMVVGDSIRREIEPGRALGMRTAYALYGDQSDTPVSLGSRPDYVLGSIRDLIAIIGIS; via the coding sequence GTGAAGGCCGTGCTCTTCGACATGGACAACACCCTCTGGGATTTTGTTGCGGCCAAGCGGGCGGCGTGCCGGGCGGTGGTGGAGCACGCGGGCGCCGGGGATGCAGAGGCGTTGTACGCCTATTTCAGGCGTCCGGGCGTCGGGTTCGAGGACCCGTCCAACGTGGTCGAGTACCTCCTGGATATCGGCGCCGACCGCTCCTGCGTGATGCCGTGCTGCAAGGTCTACGAGAAGGCGAAGATCGCCGCGATCCGCCCGTATCCGGGCGTGCGAGAGACCCTTGACGCCCTCGCCTCTGCAGACCTCTCCCTTGCGGTCGTCACCGACGCCCATTCCTCCCAGGCGCACTCGCGGTTGCGGAAGGCCGGTATCGACGATCTCTTCGCCTGCATCGTCTCGCCCGATATCTCGGGGCAGAGAAAACCCGACCCGGCGTCGTTTCTTCACGCCCTTTCCACCCTCTCGGCCTCACCTTCAGATGCGATGGTGGTCGGCGACAGCATCAGGCGGGAGATCGAACCGGGCCGGGCCCTCGGGATGCGGACGGCATATGCCCTGTACGGCGACCAGAGCGACACCCCGGTTTCCCTCGGGTCCAGGCCGGATTATGTGCTCGGGAGCATCCGCGACCTGATCGCGATCATCGGGATCTCCTGA
- a CDS encoding PIN domain-containing protein, with protein MSLSVEIEEKELPILANLFSGRFTVSYPLYDLALFSVGPEGAGYRIEFIAEKEDFERGWRIFGTHATEMPSFTDYDECLLASGVTSYENLAEFAGRLGIYRELKKEVRFGIDTNLLYHRFVTVTGAIAPEETILPDIVRQEVEYALNHKYSSRFTADLQASAPTHADVIAEFENRKKKKSRKAAYLAMAEYRDLRDRALLLETGADAAHTSRENDGLIVRGLRRFEEERFSLPVLLTADTAMADLCDAEGVEYFLFRSPYHERPANAGADAFFRLIAYLAVIFGVIDLGSVLVFSEYGGKGNDSSAFRLTFMDEDLHTEFTRDVEVCRKLLALGIER; from the coding sequence ATGAGCCTCTCCGTCGAGATCGAGGAAAAGGAGCTTCCGATCCTGGCAAACCTTTTCTCCGGGCGCTTCACCGTCTCGTATCCCCTCTATGATCTCGCCCTTTTTTCGGTCGGGCCGGAGGGCGCCGGATATCGCATCGAGTTCATCGCCGAAAAAGAAGATTTCGAGCGTGGATGGAGAATTTTTGGCACCCATGCAACCGAGATGCCTTCGTTTACCGATTACGACGAGTGCCTGCTCGCCAGCGGGGTGACCTCCTACGAAAACCTGGCGGAGTTTGCCGGACGTCTCGGAATCTACCGGGAGTTAAAAAAGGAGGTCCGCTTCGGCATCGACACCAACCTCCTGTACCACCGCTTCGTCACGGTCACCGGGGCGATCGCCCCGGAAGAGACGATCCTCCCTGACATCGTCAGGCAGGAGGTCGAATACGCCCTCAATCATAAATACTCGTCCCGCTTCACCGCCGACCTCCAGGCGTCCGCCCCCACACACGCCGACGTGATCGCCGAGTTCGAGAACCGGAAGAAGAAAAAGTCCAGGAAAGCGGCCTACCTGGCGATGGCCGAATACCGTGACCTGCGCGACCGCGCCCTCCTCCTCGAAACCGGCGCCGACGCCGCCCACACCTCGCGGGAGAACGACGGGCTGATCGTCCGTGGACTCAGGCGGTTCGAGGAGGAGCGCTTCAGCCTGCCGGTCCTGCTCACGGCCGACACCGCCATGGCCGACCTCTGCGATGCCGAAGGGGTGGAGTACTTCCTCTTCCGCTCGCCCTACCATGAACGCCCTGCAAACGCCGGTGCCGACGCCTTCTTCAGGCTCATCGCCTATCTCGCCGTGATCTTCGGGGTGATCGATCTCGGTTCCGTCCTGGTATTCAGCGAGTACGGGGGCAAAGGGAACGATTCCTCTGCCTTCAGGCTAACCTTCATGGATGAAGACCTGCATACAGAGTTTACGAGGGACGTGGAGGTATGCAGGAAACTTCTGGCGCTGGGGATAGAGCGGTGA
- a CDS encoding ABC transporter ATP-binding protein translates to MILAVDELTFLYRNHDVLNEIAFTIDAGEVVAILGPNGVGKTTLLKCLNRILRPKGGVVNLDGEDLSRLNLMDIARRVGYVPQRVETGRLTAFDAVLLGRRPHIGWDITDRDLRIVDAVFHRLSMDNLRLSYIDEMSGGELQKVAIARALVQEPKILLLDEPTSSLDLKNQVEILSTIVQIVRQHTIAAVMTMHDLNQALRYADRFIFLKDGRVYAHGDRSIVTPAVIGEVYGVSVEVVTHRGLPLVVPVA, encoded by the coding sequence ATGATCCTCGCGGTCGACGAACTCACGTTCCTGTACCGGAACCACGACGTCCTCAACGAGATCGCCTTCACGATCGACGCCGGCGAGGTGGTGGCGATCCTGGGTCCGAACGGTGTCGGGAAGACGACGCTTTTAAAGTGCCTCAACCGGATCCTCAGGCCGAAAGGGGGCGTCGTCAACCTCGACGGCGAAGACCTCTCCCGCCTGAACCTGATGGACATCGCCCGGCGGGTGGGCTACGTCCCCCAGCGGGTCGAGACCGGGCGGCTGACCGCCTTCGACGCCGTCCTCCTGGGCCGCCGCCCCCATATCGGCTGGGACATCACCGATCGCGACCTCAGGATCGTCGACGCCGTCTTCCACCGCCTCTCGATGGACAACCTCCGCCTCTCCTACATCGACGAGATGAGCGGCGGCGAACTCCAGAAGGTGGCGATCGCCCGGGCGCTCGTGCAGGAGCCCAAGATCCTCCTGCTCGACGAACCGACCAGCAGCCTGGACCTCAAAAACCAGGTCGAGATCCTCTCCACGATCGTGCAGATCGTCCGCCAGCACACGATCGCGGCGGTGATGACGATGCACGACCTCAACCAGGCGCTCAGGTACGCCGACCGCTTCATCTTCTTAAAAGACGGGCGGGTCTACGCCCATGGCGACCGCAGCATCGTCACCCCCGCGGTGATCGGCGAGGTCTACGGCGTTTCCGTCGAGGTGGTCACCCACAGGGGTCTCCCGCTCGTCGTCCCGGTGGCGTGA